One Gadus chalcogrammus isolate NIFS_2021 chromosome 4, NIFS_Gcha_1.0, whole genome shotgun sequence DNA segment encodes these proteins:
- the LOC130380670 gene encoding tetraspanin-7-like yields the protein MASRRLEARPVIACFKTLLLVYCLLFWATGAVLLAVGLWGRVLLGPYLSLLAASSSNAPLVLMATGTAIILVGLFGCLATCRGSVWMLRLYAVFLALVFLAELVAGISAFIFRHEMKGSFLRTFQEAVIQYNAQDQRSLAVDNVQRNLRCCGVFNYTSWVSSPSYPAGGLPASCCLSLSDCRPQDLHGPTGATKVHAQGCYNLVTSFLETNMGIIAGVTFGTAFSQLLGMLLACCLSRFISANQYEMV from the exons ATGGCGTCCAGGAGGTTGGAGGCTCGACCCGTCATCGCCTGCTTCAAGACCCTCCTGCTGGTCTACTGCCTGCTGTTCTGG GCCACGGGGGCCGTCCTGCTGGCGGTGGGGCTGTGGGGGCGTGTCCTCCTGGGGCCCTACCTCTCTCTGctggccgcctcctcctccaacgcCCCCCTCGTCCTCATGGCAACGGGCACCGCCATCATCCTGGTCGGCCTGTTCGGCTGCCTAGCAACCTGCAGGGGCAGCGTGTGGATGCTGAGGCTG TACGCGGTCTTCCTGGCGCTGGTCTTCCTCGCTGAACTGGTCGCAGGAATCTCAGCATTCATCTTCCGCCACGAG atgaagGGCAGCTTCCTGAGGACGTTCCAGGAGGCGGTGATCCAGTACAACGCTCAGGACCAGAGGAGTCTGGCCGTGGACAACGTCCAGCGCaac ctgcgcTGCTGTGGTGTGTTTAACTACACCAGCTGGGTGTCCAGCCCCTCCTACCCGGCGGGGGGGCTCCCAGCCAGCTGCTGCCTCAGCCTCTCTGACTGCCGGCCCCAGGACCTCCACGGACCCACCGGGGCCACCAAGGTGCACGCCCAG ggCTGCTATAACTTAGTGACTTCCTTCCTTGAGACCAACATGGGGATCATCGCTGGAGTCACGTTTGGAACAGCGTTctctcag ttgcTGGGGATGCTCCTTGCTTGCTGTCTGTCTCGCTTCATCTCTGCCAACCAGTATGAGATGGTctaa